The following nucleotide sequence is from Odocoileus virginianus isolate 20LAN1187 ecotype Illinois chromosome 18, Ovbor_1.2, whole genome shotgun sequence.
CCACTAGTATGCATAAACAGTGGTTTAATAACCataaagaaaatagttttctttatgAATATATAGATGTCTTGTATGTATTACTAGATAAAATTTAAAGGAGAAACCCTCTCTCTTAATGGATCTGAGGCTTACTTGGTTTAGCAGCAATAATTTTACTAAGTGTCAATCAGAAAGCAAACATTGGGGATGATTAGGGTGGAGTTAGAGGTGAGGTGACAGCAGCAGGATAGGTGGTCAGTGCATAGGGGAAGAGGAGGCAATCTGGtgaaatacccatgacatttgtTACAGAATATGTAGACTATAAAACTCCACCTGTGATACAAagctaaaaatacaaatattgaatatgcacatgtgcgtgtgcatgcacagttttgtctgactctttgtgaccccatgagctgtagcctgccaggctcctctgcccatgggctttccatggcaagaatacttaagtgggttgccatttattacTCTagggtaatcttcccaacccaaggatcaaactcatgtctcctgagtctcctgcatttggcaggcagatattttgccagtgagccacctgtgaagcccctgAATATGCACATGAACAAGGACCAAAGGATAATGTAGTTTTTAAGCAATGCACTTGAGGATGTGAGTATAAgtaattattttgctttctgttaTTTCAGTACTATCTGAAATGGACTgtttaaaaagaagggaaagaaacatATTAAAGATCATAAAATtgggaaatgaaataaatatacaataagtaaaacaaataatatatagaatactattttgtggaaattaaagaatacacatttattttatagtagtcttttatatatatatacacatatatatcaatatatatcaaTCATTGTGTATCAATATGTATATCAATGTATGTATATCATACATTGGTTCTAGTGAATTACCTATCTAGAAATTGGTTCAAGGTAATTATTCTTTGTGTATTTGTATTGTAGTATATAGTTTGGTAATATTTGATCCCTTTTTTAAGTCTAGCTGAGTTCTCAGACATAATTGATgtcaaagtgttttcttttttctaagtaaCTTCAATGCATTTCCAACTGTATACTTTTAATATTATCCATATACTACTGGTGCTACTATAGAAATATTTCTAATGTATGTATATTAGTTAAGGTAAAGCTTGCTGCTGTCAGATGAGTTTAACGGTTTAGCACAACAGGAGTTTCTCTCTCACTCGTGTTAGAGTTCAGTGGGAGTAATCTTGGTTGGGTACCTCTTCTCCAAGCAGGAATTCTGGGCCCAGGAGCTTGTGATTGTAGTGTCATCAATTTGACACCCAAACTCGCCTTGGGGGCCATATCCACTCCAACCAGCCAGTCAGCTGTAGGGGTTGTTCATGGACTGACAGGGTCTGGAAATAGAATGCATTCTTTTGCCCAATTCTGATGGATAGAATTCAGCGACAGGACCGAACCTAACTAAAGGGAGGTTTGGAAACATGGTGGAGCTGAGTGTTAAGGAAGAAGAACAGGATTTAGTGAGCACATAGTCTCTGCCACTGACCCTCTCAGTAaccatatttatttcattttatatttatttcatatttacttcatatttattctatatttacttcatttttatttcacttcatatTTCTCTATCTCACTTTTCTCCCCTATATGAAACATTCTCATCCCCTTCCCATGAGAAATTTTGAACTATTAAAGCCAACAGTCATTAGTAAAAATTCCAGTGATCTGTAACTGTAGATTAAGTTTTCTAATTTAGCAGGAacaaagtgggggagggaggagcctgatTCAAGCTACCCATTACAAAAATCACAAAGTTATAGCTACAAAGGTTGACAAAAATTGCAAAAACATCAACctttcaataaaatgaattttcaacATTGCCTatacttataaaattattttatatcttttccatattcttttctattataggttattgtaagatattaaatatagttccctatgctatacagtaggcccctgttattttttttttttatttttatgtatagtagtatgtTTATGTTAATCCAAATTCCTAATGTATTATCTCCccactttcccttttggtaaccattagtttgttctctatgtctgagtctatttctgttttgtaaataagttcatttgtatcactttttagattccaaatataagtggtatcatttggtatttgtctttctctgaatttacttagtatgataatctctagatccacccatgttgctgcaaatgacattatttcattctttttttttttagtgactgagtaatattccattgtgtgtgtgtgtgcatgcatgccacatcttctttatcagttcatctgttaatagacgtttaggttgcttccatgtcttggctattgtaaatagtgctgcagtgaacatgggggtacatgtatctttttgaatgatagttttctctgaatatgtgccaaggagtgggattgctggataatatggttaccctgttttttgttttttaaggagcctccatactgttttccatggtgactgtaccaatttacattcttagcaagtgtaagagggttctctttcctccacaccctctccatcatctGTTACttctagactttttgatgacggccattctgactaTTGTGAGGCGATACTtctttgtaattttgatttgcatttctctaataattagtgacatgagcattttttcatatgcctgttgtcCATCTGTTGTAAACTCTTTTAAAGAAACTTCCATGCATTTATTAGTCTCCTTTAGGCTGAACTTTAAACTGTCAATTTGCTTTCAGAAAGCAAAATCTCATACCTTATTTCAGCCCCTCCACCCTCCTTCACCCTGAAGCTTAGGTTTGGGAGAAGACAACATTAAAAATGCTGTAAAAGGAGGGAATTACAATGATACCCTCTAGACTTTCTGTTTAGTGATATTTACTTTTGTTATACTTACATAAACATTTAAGATGGTGCCTTTCTTTAGCTTAGAAATAAAGGTCGAAAGTGGAAGTTGCTTAGACACATCTGTCgctttgcagccccttggactgtagcctgccaggctcctctgtccatggaattctccaggccagaatactggagtgggtagcctttcccttttccaggggatcttcccaacctagggatcaaagccaggtctcctgcattgcaggcatattctttaccatctgagccaccaaggaagcctgaaaTAAAGGTTACTGgttatcaaatacatttttcttaagaaaaaaaaaattacttcactACTGAAAAGTCAAGGCAAAAAAGTAACAAATTTATTAGAATgttgcattcattttattttttttttaatttttttttttttaaaaatccatcctCTGACAAAGGCTTTACTGACAATTTTCCATACagttagttaaaaaataaaaaaatacagaacacaGCAGACAGTATTTCATACACTAGAAGCCAACATGACAGGAGTCCCTTCTCATCacggtaaaaagaaaaaaaaaaaaaacaaaaaacccaaaactaagAACTTAGTTTTTGATGGGGAGATAGGACTTTGGTCCCCTACCAAATGAAACAGGGTAACCCAGCAGAGAATTCAAATCAAGGGTGTAAGATGGGCCAGGGGGTGCAGGGCGGCGGtggtcagattttaaaataactgctttAGTGACAAACAGGCTGCAAAGGCCAGGTCTGGGCTAGGCTGTGTCTCTCACTATAACTATCACCATGTGCTCTTCCTCTAGCTTGCCCAATGTCCTCAGTGCTGACTGGAGGTACTGCTGTGAGAAGTCACAGGGTGGGAAGGCGTAGAGCATGCCTGTGCTGTCTCTGCCCTTGGATCCACCCACTGGCAGGCTGATCACCCCTGCAGCCTGCTTCTGTTTCAAGTAGGAGACCAGGTTCCTGAGAAGCCGCCTCTGTAGGCCAGGCTCCACTGCGGGCGTCCCCTCGGAGCCGGGCCCGCCGGGGGCCGCCTGGGTGGCCAGGAGCACTGCGTAGCCGTTGGGGCTCCCCTGCTTGATGCGTCTCGTGACCTCATCGAGCTTGGGCTGGTCCAGGCGAAGGCGCTGGGCAATCTTCAGCTGGGTCAACTTACTCCCGGAAGTATGGTCTTTGAGGAGACTGCTGATCACCCCCTGGTCCCCCTCTAGGATGTGCATAGATGTTGGGAAGCAGCTGTTTTTCAACACCAGGAGCCCGTTCCAACCCAGCTGCAGCGTCTGGGCATACTCTGAGAGACTCTTGAGCTTTTTGGTCTCGTGTTTTGGCTCTTCCAGAGGCTTGGGCTCGGCCTCAGTGGTCCGGTGATTGCGCTCGCTCTCTCGGGTCTTCTTCCCGTGGGAAGAGTCGGGAGcctcgtggtggtggtggtggccccACTCCTCCGCCCCGTGTCGGCTGTTGCTGAGGGAGTAGAATGTTGCATTCATTTTATATGTGAGAGAATGAAGTAGTCAAAGACATCTCACAAGCTCTCCAGGTCActaatgaaactggagcccattatacagagtgaagtaagccagaaagataaagaccattacagtatactaacacatatatatggaatttagaaagatggtaacaataaccctatatgcaaaacagaaaaagagacacagatgaatagaacagacttttggactctgtgggagaaggcgagggtgggatgtttcaagagaacagcattgaaacatgtatattatctagggtgaaacagatcaccagcccaggttggatgcatgagacaagtgctcggggctggtgcactgggaagacccagagggatcgggtggagagggaggtgggaggggggatcgggatggggaatacatgtatatccatggctgattcatgtcaatgtatgacaaaaaccactgcaatgttgtaaagtaattagcctccaactaataaaaaaaaaaaaaaaaaaggaaaggtaatGTAGCTCGCAGATACTATATTACCCTGAGGCCAAGGCTCCCATTGACTGAATTCAAAGTTGAGTTCTCTGATCCTTGATGAAGTAGTAGGTTCAGAaatttgctgttcagttgtttcttaaggaaataaatacaGATTAAAGTTAAGAGTTTGTCCACAACAAAAGATCCAGTGTCTATGTCTGAAAAAGAAGTGCTCTGAGTTGTCAGAATAGCAATGCTTACAAATAATTCTTATCTCATAGTATTGCAGACAAGTAGAATATAGTCCAGCATAGAAAATGCCTGTATCAGTTATCATTGGGGGCCAGGCATTCAGCTAGATGGTGTAAAGAATTCAAAGTTTAAGAATTAATGAGACCATGggataaaaataagtgaaaaaggtcaacaaatacataaatgttaCAAGGAATTTGGGCATTTATTGTGATTTTCTAGCATAGCCCATGAATTAAGAGACTAAAATGAGCTGGAAAGGCCAGTCATGAAAAACATCATGGAAGAATATGAACTTGAGAAAGGGGTTGAAGGTTGCAGGTAGGTGGCCTTTTCCAATATAGTCAAAAAGCAAACATACAAAACCCACAggatcttgttttatttattcaacaaaaatttattgagtGACTACCATGTACCCAACACCACAATGGCACTGAGGATAGAGACTGGTGTTGAAGTCAGAAATTACAGGCCTATTCAATACAGCTTTTATATTTTAGAGAGCTTGGATTCAGTATTCAAATGCTGGCTACATTATTGACTTGTGTGGCcttagaaaatttttattatcattttaagcttaagttttcctcatctctaaatcTAAAACATAAAGGCTCCCTGGCGGGGCTATTCTGAagagtaaatgagaaaatgtatctCTCCTGTTAAATAGTGCCTGGTATATAGGTAGTAAGAGCTCTGAAAACAAGAGTTGCATTCCCCTTGGTTGGAGCTTACATTTAGTGGAATAGAAAGAGATTTATTGGATACTTGATTGGGAGACAATCTGTGAATAGATTTCAGTGCCGATCTGGGGGTTTGGGCAAGTTCTGTAAGTTTTGGAGAGTCCTGCCCAGGGTAATATCATGATCACTATGGGTGTATAACAAGTGGACTAGGTCAGAGGTGCAAGGTGGCTAACTGggtagttttttttaaagcttaatatCCTTGAATAAATGATATTGTGGTCCCTTGTGCTTAGGTAGATGTGAGGAGTTCATAAGAAAATGCATGTTAtgaatttatgaaatatataacaGTATCTGTAGGAGTTTATAAACTGTTAAACATTTCCCTTTACCCAGTCCTTCATTATCCTACACAacccctcttttttatttttttccatttatttttattagttggaggctaattactttacaatattgtagtggtttttgccatacattgacatgaatcagccatggatttacatgtgttccccatcccgatcccccctcccatacACACCCCCTCTTATAGAGAGCCTCGGATGCCCGGAAGTCTTGAatgttttcagatatttcatacattaaataaaataattggatGAGCAAAGAGGATTGTTGTCTTTGAGCTAATTACATTAAAGCTCTGTGGCAAGTGCTTCTTCAGCTTGATGTCCGGATATGCATGGGAGTGCCTTAATTGGTGAGATTATAATAAGGATAGTCTTTCACTCAGCAGATAATAACTGCATGCTCAGTACTTAGACATTTGTGCAAGTTCTTTAGGAGTAAGATGGGCTGAGCTGCTTTGTTCAGTATATTAGATACTTGTGGATCCCAGGTGAAATGGGGATTTCAACACCATGACTGCCTTGTTTATATTGAGGAGCTGTGCAAAATGACATGATCTGATTACCGCTCCTGCTTTGTGTACTGAGCTGTCAGCACAGCCAAGCCCATATACCTTTAATACAAAAGTCAAGGCAGAAGACAAGGCATTTGATTTGCTCTTTCAGATTCTTACATCTCTGATGGCCACTGGGGAAATCAGTTTGTAACTTACAGTGTATAGGAATGACACCAAAATCAatcaagaggaggaaaaaaaaaaatcctctgctGATTTCGCAAATTCTTTCCTGGTTACTGTGGCCTGCAGATGAATTTTTGTATGAATAGTGCATGTGAATGGAAACactattatgtattttatatgtaaactCTTGgagataaaagattttaaaagcaaatcatAGGCACCTATTCTCAAGAGATACAGAATCTCAGTGAAGGGAGAGAGATGTACATACAAGATTATGTGGCAGAAGTTAACTTGAgatgtatgagagagagaggaatgaagTAAAGGGAGGGACCAGACATTTGAGTTGGGCTTGAAGGATGCATGGGAGTTTGATATTGGAGTGGTTGGGTGGAGAGGACACAGTATCTCTAGGCAAAAGGGCCAGCCTGAGTGCaagcacagagaaatgaaaaagtgaaatgaatgaaatgaaaaaaattgaaatgaaaaaggtATCACGGAGCCATGGAGGGCAAGGTAGAGTGGCGCTTAGGAGTGGGTGTGATGGGACTAAAACAAGAAAGCTGAGATAGTCCCAGAATGCAAACAGTGTTATTTCTGGAGCTAAGAAATGTGTGCATCCAGTAAATGAACCATATGGACAACAGCTTGAGAATTCGTGTATGTGCGTGTACCTCAGTACACATTATGTGACTcataagtaattttatttaacaGCAAACACTTAGgtggacctaaatcaaatttatCAATGCCTTCTTATCTTGATTGACTCATGTGGCAGGAACAACAGGTTTTCATGTGATAACCTGAAGTAACCTTCCACTCAAAAAtaggttttttcccccctttctttttGAAAGGATGAGAATAACATTTGAGAAAGCagtaagcttttatttttcatttctcatgcCTCCTTTGATGGAGGTTTATGCTGGAGTGTGAAATTCTCATAGGGAAAGGGGAAGAAGGTGAATTTTACTATGTAGTAAATCAAGGGAGTATGTTAGCCTTATGACTTTTATACAAATGTACCATATTGCTGTTCAAGGAAGAGGCTACCACTCAAGAAAAAACTGAATACAAATATATTGCTTTGTGAGCAGAAGAAAACTGTACTTCtaaagcagaaagaaacaaagtaaacAGATGATCTAACATAGACCTTGGGGAAGGAGTCTTAGAAGTGAGAATGCGTGGGGACTGGCTGATCTTTATCCCAGAAATCCTGAGCACAAGGTAGAGGCCATTGCTGATTAACTGAGTTTTGGAAGCATCCCTGTTGACATGACGTTGCACGAATTGATTTAAAACCCATTCTAGGTATTACGTGCTCCAAGTTTGGGGAAGAGAACAGTCTCTTCCTTTCTTGAATTTGTAAAAtaggtctttttttgtttggtgGATATGTGTTCAAAAAAAGCATAGTAGTATAAAAATAGCAATTTTTCACACTTACTGTATGTCAAGTACTGTACCTATTACGTTGTgtacattatttaattttatatcgATTTGAAGAGGTAAATATCATTTATTatctatacagaaaaaaaagcaaagtgtgGGGATGTTAAATAGCTTGCTTTTTGACATGAAGCTAGTGAGTAGTTACCTAGATTCACATTCAGGTTAGGTGGCATGGTGGCTCCTGGGTCTTGACACTGGGATGTCTGGAGACGGTGCTCAGATGTGGGCTGAGAGCAGATGTGTAGGTGTTTAAGAGGCAGGCACTTTCCCCCGGCTCTTGGACTTTCTAACACCCTATTTGCCAGGGCTCTTCAAACTCTAGGAGTTTCTACTATGCAGCATTATAATAAATATCACCTGGTAAAATCAGAAGTATCATCTAGCAGATTAAACAAGGAGAGAAATTATGAAATTGCTTGTACACTCATTATAGGGATAGAAGTGTATCGAGGGACATGGTCAGCCTGTGTATGTCAGCTATAGATGGCACTGCTGTTGTGTCTATATGATGTTTTTAATTAAGAACTTCTCTTTTGCTAATCAGATTGGAAAAGATGAAGATGTTGGTAGTACCTGGTGTTGGCAAGGTTATGGGGGAGCGTGCACTTTCACACTGTGCTTCCAGGAGTGTAAACAGCTATAGCTTTTGATGTTTCCCACTCAAATGAAAACAGTATAGTAATTTTATTCAGCACTTCCCTTTATAAATAGTTATTGTATAGGTGTATTTGTGTCCAAAGAAAGGTATATTCAATGTTTATTTCCAtagtttataatagaaaaaatggaaacgAACTAAATGTTCATTAAGAGAGAAGTGTTAAATTATTATAACTATATAATTgaatactgaagtgaagtgaagtcgctcagtcgtgtccgactctttgcgaccccgtggactgtagcccaccagtctcctccgtccatgggattctccaggcaagaatactggagtgggttgccattttcttctccaggggatcttcccaacccagggatcaaacccaggtctcccatattgcaggcagacgctttaacctctgagccaccagggaagtccataattgAATACTGGTTAACTTAAATaactatatttattaatatttatgtataaatgcTTATGTGTATATTGACATGAGGAGAGAAAGTATGTTCAGAGAAGAGAGTATTGTAGaataatatggaaaatatattctgtttttacttttgtgtAAAAAGTGTATGCCCTTATATGATCATATATTCTTGGAAAAAGTCTCAAGAAGCAGCAAAATTAGGAGTGGTCAACTTTGCGTAGTGGGAAAACAGGGAAGGGAGCTTTTAAGTTTTGTGTAATATTCTTCTGTATTGAGTTTCTTATTTTATGAGGAGCttgttgctcttttaaaaaaaaaataaacatgaggtttaaaaaaaggaCTTGATTTAGTAATAGTTTTCCTCCTAAGATGATTCTGTGTTTCCCAGTTTCGCCAATGCCAGGCTTCCAACTCTGGTTTCCCAGAAATTTACTGGTGGAGCGAGTGGTGAAATGTGTACGTGCCTGGTTAGGATGACAAAGAGATTGCAGcattcctccccctccttccttgcTTCTTCTAACCTGTAGACCTTTGCCCAGATTGCTGAGCATCTCAGAGGATGCGGTGGAATAAGAGATGAACAAGAATTTTTTGCTGTTGTGACTAGGAATTTCCCGGGGGAAAGAGGAAACTTCATACAGTGTGTTGAAAGGTAATGCAGCTGGAACAAACTATGTGGAAACAAAGATTGTAATACTAGCATATAGTCTCTTGCATGTAGACTGATCAATTAGAAATGAaggaataatttaatttaaattgaaCTAAAGTTTAACATTATCTGATCTGTGAGAAGAGATTTGCCAAGCACAATAGCCTGTTAGAAAGATAGCCAAAGTCTTGTTTTATCTGCTGTATAGAACTCCTGTTAAAAATTAAGTGAGCTAATTATTGGCATGCAAATGTACTAGTAATTATAAATCAGccttatcttttaattaaaactgGGCTAAAATTATGTATGCTCACATGATAAAAGTACTATGCACTATTATAGATGATTTTTAACTGATAGGGAAAAACACATTTATGAGATGTCTTTAAAACCTTATGCATTCTCTGATTTGCTCACAGACCGTGTTgagggagaatgagatggttaaacTTGCTAGCTCATCTTTTCAGAGTATTAGTCAAACAGCGATACATGTGAGGAAAgcttaaagattttaaagatattcaaatctactgttttttaaaagagccAATTGATGGCAAATTTGCCCATATTTCTATTTAGGGATATTGCAATTTTTTATAGAATTCCAATAAATCTCATTCCCAATCCTGGTCTGGGATGACTGCATATTCCTTTGATTCATTTAGATATTCTCTCAGTCAGACATAGTTCATCCCTGGATATTAATCTGTT
It contains:
- the LOC139039406 gene encoding putative RNA-binding protein 15B yields the protein MNATFYSLSNSRHGAEEWGHHHHHEAPDSSHGKKTRESERNHRTTEAEPKPLEEPKHETKKLKSLSEYAQTLQLGWNGLLVLKNSCFPTSMHILEGDQGVISSLLKDHTSGSKLTQLKIAQRLRLDQPKLDEVTRRIKQGSPNGYAVLLATQAAPGGPGSEGTPAVEPGLQRRLLRNLVSYLKQKQAAGVISLPVGGSKGRDSTGMLYAFPPCDFSQQYLQSALRTLGKLEEEHMVIVIVRDTA